A genomic stretch from Deinococcus sp. LM3 includes:
- a CDS encoding 6-carboxytetrahydropterin synthase has protein sequence MPWKLSSEFTFDSAHVITGYDGPCGRLHGHTYRVRLELTSEKLRPSAHVKRAIMVADFKTLKWAKKDVDAGGLDHAYLNDIPELGDDTTAEVVAAYIHRHTMKRVRADLPDGDDGADLRLHVTLWETPDSSCEYWE, from the coding sequence ATGCCTTGGAAACTGAGTTCGGAGTTCACGTTCGATTCGGCACATGTGATCACCGGCTACGACGGGCCGTGCGGGAGACTGCACGGGCACACGTACCGCGTCCGGCTGGAACTCACCAGTGAGAAACTCCGCCCGAGTGCGCACGTCAAGCGGGCCATCATGGTCGCGGACTTCAAGACCCTCAAATGGGCGAAGAAGGACGTGGACGCCGGCGGCCTGGACCACGCATACCTGAACGACATCCCGGAACTCGGGGACGACACGACCGCCGAGGTCGTCGCCGCGTACATTCACCGCCACACCATGAAGCGCGTGCGCGCCGACCTGCCCGACGGGGACGACGGCGCAGACCTGCGCCTGCACGTGACGCTCTGGGAGACACCCGACAGCTCCTGCGAGTACTGGGAGTGA
- a CDS encoding queuosine precursor transporter: MTQRTTLLTILISVYIGAELVSNVTAGRLVQLGSLVFPGAIFLYSLTFTLRDAIHTAGGWTAAKAVLWGGFAANALLAAYGLLVNALPKPGFFQDDAYQVVFGSTVRVVLASLAAYLISTALDALIFERLRHRGVTVQVIASNAVSTTLDTIVFITLAFAGTGAPLLNLMLGQIILKMLISLLLIPLVRWVRTQVSEPQEPALTTAPAGVR; the protein is encoded by the coding sequence ATGACTCAACGCACCACCCTGCTGACCATCCTGATCTCCGTCTACATCGGCGCGGAACTCGTCAGTAACGTCACCGCCGGTCGCCTCGTGCAGCTCGGCTCCCTGGTCTTTCCCGGCGCGATCTTCCTGTACTCCCTGACCTTCACCCTTAGGGACGCCATCCACACCGCGGGGGGCTGGACGGCCGCCAAGGCGGTCCTGTGGGGCGGTTTCGCCGCCAACGCGCTGCTCGCCGCCTACGGTCTACTCGTCAATGCCCTTCCGAAACCCGGATTCTTCCAGGACGACGCCTATCAGGTGGTCTTCGGTTCCACGGTCCGCGTGGTCCTGGCGAGCCTGGCCGCGTACCTGATCAGCACGGCCCTCGACGCCCTGATCTTCGAGCGTCTGCGTCACCGTGGGGTCACCGTGCAGGTCATCGCGTCGAACGCCGTGAGCACCACCCTGGATACCATCGTGTTCATCACGCTGGCCTTTGCCGGGACCGGCGCGCCCCTGCTGAACCTGATGCTCGGGCAGATCATCCTGAAGATGCTGATCAGCCTTCTGCTTATTCCCCTGGTTCGCTGGGTGCGAACCCAGGTCAGTGAGCCGCAGGAGCCCGCCCTCACCACCGCACCCGCAGGAGTCCGCTGA
- a CDS encoding 3'-5' exonuclease, producing MTMLVSPRFLDDLKHNAALPMQPAIISTVKTLLTHPQATGLQVRRLELMDAWYCRVNDNWRMLFQWGRNREPMLLRVVPHSVFDRLTARDIGTQDLLSWELEPQATATPQTADFQVPTTWNHPPSDADFPLRAFTVHQLRLLGAPALLARALRDAPTLDDALKLPGLPAQTQEWILALATDPAEPLADPFRVFKRASLEQLEAYTRGSIQDLLLELAEEQLQHVNRIHTGATLLKGVAGSGKTTVGIHRAVRLAQAGRQVLFITYNPVLQRVTRSLVQEVTGTLPATLRIEDYRQWALRMLDAAGVQQPLVDRDQALQFIRQAINEVRTQRHSAVLARAPEFFYAEIQRVIKGFGLPDMDAYRQAPRYGRKQALSPLSRAVVWEVLSAYNAHLQARGLMDWGDAVTRLYRLLLDHPELEVVDDVIVDEAQDLTPLELRVLQRLTRGQGTEHKTVLVLGDAAQSLYSRGFSWKQVGLDVRGRSYALKINYRNTREVVRTAADLASRNVHLKEHGELIDMASVKRSGPRPILMRFVEEHQIKRFVIEEITRFREENLLRLRDIAVIATTEGLAQEYAYALSKQGIPTDHWDPVLEDLDVLRESVKVMTIHTAKGLEFPVVMLVGLDAEHLGALGSETEREEQDILMERERMRFYVGMTRSGELLYLLATEGQATPLLRELSGVDIREGL from the coding sequence ATGACGATGCTTGTGAGCCCCCGTTTCCTGGATGATCTGAAACATAACGCGGCGTTGCCGATGCAGCCGGCCATCATCAGTACGGTGAAAACCCTTCTGACGCATCCGCAGGCCACCGGCCTGCAGGTGCGCCGCCTGGAATTGATGGACGCCTGGTATTGCCGGGTGAATGACAACTGGCGCATGCTCTTCCAGTGGGGACGCAACCGTGAACCCATGCTGCTGCGGGTGGTGCCTCACAGTGTTTTCGACCGACTGACCGCCCGGGATATTGGAACCCAGGACCTTCTGAGTTGGGAACTTGAACCGCAGGCCACAGCCACACCACAAACGGCAGACTTCCAGGTGCCCACCACATGGAACCATCCTCCAAGCGACGCGGATTTTCCCCTGCGCGCCTTTACTGTGCATCAATTGCGGCTGTTGGGAGCGCCCGCGCTATTAGCCCGCGCATTACGTGATGCGCCTACCCTGGATGATGCCCTGAAACTTCCCGGACTGCCCGCACAAACCCAAGAGTGGATTCTGGCGCTCGCGACGGACCCGGCCGAGCCCCTAGCGGATCCCTTCCGTGTATTCAAACGTGCGTCTTTGGAGCAACTGGAGGCGTACACCCGTGGCAGCATCCAGGACCTTCTATTGGAGCTCGCCGAGGAGCAACTACAGCATGTGAACCGAATTCATACTGGAGCCACACTGCTTAAAGGTGTGGCCGGCAGTGGAAAGACGACCGTAGGCATTCACCGCGCTGTCCGGCTCGCACAGGCAGGACGGCAGGTACTGTTCATTACTTACAATCCCGTACTGCAACGCGTCACCCGAAGTCTGGTGCAAGAAGTGACTGGTACCTTGCCAGCCACCCTCCGCATTGAGGATTACCGGCAATGGGCTCTGCGCATGCTGGACGCGGCAGGAGTCCAGCAGCCTCTCGTGGACCGCGACCAGGCGCTGCAGTTCATTCGGCAGGCGATCAATGAGGTGAGAACTCAGCGGCACTCCGCGGTGCTCGCGCGCGCTCCAGAGTTCTTCTACGCTGAAATTCAGCGAGTGATAAAAGGCTTCGGGCTTCCGGACATGGATGCTTACCGTCAAGCGCCTCGGTACGGGCGCAAGCAGGCACTCAGTCCACTGTCCCGCGCTGTGGTCTGGGAAGTACTAAGTGCCTACAACGCTCACTTGCAGGCACGCGGCCTGATGGACTGGGGGGACGCGGTCACCCGCCTGTACCGCCTCCTGCTTGACCATCCCGAACTCGAAGTGGTAGACGACGTCATTGTTGACGAGGCGCAAGATCTCACGCCCTTGGAACTGCGGGTGTTGCAGCGTCTCACACGGGGCCAAGGCACTGAGCACAAAACCGTCCTGGTGTTAGGAGACGCCGCGCAGAGCTTGTACTCGCGTGGGTTTTCATGGAAGCAGGTAGGCCTCGATGTCCGGGGGCGTTCGTATGCGCTGAAAATCAATTACCGCAATACCCGCGAAGTGGTGCGTACCGCCGCTGATCTGGCCTCCCGAAATGTGCATCTCAAGGAACACGGTGAGTTAATAGATATGGCGTCAGTTAAGCGCAGTGGCCCACGTCCCATATTAATGCGCTTCGTTGAGGAGCACCAGATCAAACGCTTCGTCATTGAGGAAATCACGCGATTTCGCGAAGAAAACCTCTTACGCTTGCGTGATATTGCTGTGATCGCCACTACGGAAGGGCTCGCCCAAGAATACGCGTACGCCCTGTCCAAGCAAGGTATCCCCACTGACCACTGGGATCCAGTCCTGGAGGATCTGGACGTTCTGCGCGAAAGCGTCAAAGTGATGACGATTCATACTGCTAAAGGCTTGGAATTTCCTGTGGTCATGCTGGTTGGTTTAGACGCTGAGCACCTTGGCGCCTTGGGGTCGGAAACTGAGCGTGAGGAGCAAGACATTCTCATGGAACGCGAGCGGATGCGTTTCTACGTTGGTATGACCCGTAGCGGTGAGTTGTTGTACCTCCTCGCTACAGAGGGACAGGCGACCCCGTTACTACGAGAACTCAGTGGCGTTGATATCCGGGAAGGGCTATGA
- the queC gene encoding 7-cyano-7-deazaguanine synthase QueC, with protein MTNQNKRAVVLLSGGLDSSTVLGMATRDGYACTALSFRYGQRHTVELERAATVAAHFGAVHRVIDINIGSFGGSALTDESMAVPTDGTEDGVIPPTYVPGRNTVFIAVGLSLAEAIDAERVFLGINAVDYSGYPDCRPEYLSAYQTLADLATKAGLEGRGAVLTAPLAEMTKADIVREALAVGVPIDVTWSCYQGGEEPCGVCDSCRIRDKALIEAGRPDLATRYAQAQDGIQE; from the coding sequence ATGACAAATCAGAATAAGAGGGCAGTGGTGCTGCTGTCGGGCGGGCTGGATTCGAGCACGGTGCTGGGCATGGCGACGCGGGACGGGTATGCGTGTACGGCGTTGTCGTTCCGGTACGGGCAGCGGCACACGGTGGAACTGGAGCGGGCAGCGACGGTCGCGGCGCACTTCGGAGCCGTGCACCGGGTGATCGACATCAATATCGGGTCGTTCGGGGGGAGTGCCCTGACGGACGAGTCGATGGCCGTGCCGACGGACGGGACGGAGGACGGCGTGATTCCGCCGACGTACGTGCCGGGGCGCAACACGGTCTTTATTGCCGTGGGTCTGAGTCTGGCCGAGGCGATCGACGCGGAGCGGGTGTTCCTGGGGATCAACGCGGTGGATTACAGCGGGTACCCGGACTGCCGGCCGGAGTATCTCTCGGCGTACCAGACGCTGGCGGACCTGGCGACGAAGGCGGGCCTGGAGGGGCGCGGGGCGGTACTGACAGCGCCGCTGGCGGAGATGACGAAGGCGGACATCGTGCGCGAGGCGCTGGCGGTGGGCGTGCCGATCGACGTGACCTGGAGTTGCTACCAGGGGGGCGAGGAGCCGTGCGGGGTGTGCGATTCATGCCGCATCCGCGATAAGGCGCTGATCGAGGCGGGCCGCCCGGACCTCGCCACCCGCTACGCCCAGGCGCAGGACGGTATACAAGAGTAA
- a CDS encoding tRNA-guanine transglycosylase codes for MTRTLNTRKGPLHFPAFVPVTTFGEKYPLDDLIRPYLPRLAPAVMVSAFFLQDAREAPDLSVPLLVDSGGFASVFTAATVTRTRAGLGVIDCQGRRITPSSVLELQERVADVGFTLDLLIPPGLPTRDARRYHALTRANALWALHNRRRTDLPLYGVVQGWDAQAAAELAQEYREAGFEGVAIGGLVLRMSQPDMVDDVIRAVRAAAGDLPIHAFGIGHPDHVGRVSRLGVDSVDSSSYVKYAADGRLYSAPQVRHAHLTPHERVHLALCNLAAAIGASLPLPTARFSTLTTRTLQR; via the coding sequence ATGACCCGCACCCTGAACACTCGCAAAGGCCCCCTGCACTTCCCCGCGTTCGTGCCCGTCACGACCTTCGGCGAGAAGTACCCCCTCGACGACCTGATCCGCCCCTACCTGCCCCGGCTCGCACCCGCGGTCATGGTCAGCGCGTTCTTCCTGCAAGACGCGCGGGAAGCGCCGGACCTGAGCGTGCCGTTGCTCGTGGACTCCGGCGGGTTCGCCAGTGTCTTCACGGCCGCCACCGTGACCCGCACCCGCGCGGGACTCGGCGTGATCGACTGCCAGGGTCGGCGCATAACACCCAGCAGCGTCCTGGAACTGCAGGAACGCGTCGCGGACGTCGGCTTCACCCTGGACCTGCTCATTCCCCCCGGTCTGCCCACCCGCGACGCCCGGCGCTATCACGCCCTGACGCGCGCCAACGCGCTGTGGGCCCTGCACAACCGCCGCCGCACCGACCTGCCCCTGTACGGGGTCGTGCAGGGCTGGGACGCGCAGGCCGCCGCGGAGCTCGCGCAGGAGTACCGGGAGGCTGGATTCGAAGGAGTCGCCATCGGGGGGCTCGTCCTACGCATGTCCCAACCAGACATGGTGGACGACGTGATCCGGGCTGTCCGCGCCGCAGCTGGTGACCTGCCCATCCACGCCTTCGGGATCGGCCACCCGGACCACGTCGGGCGGGTCTCGCGGCTCGGCGTGGACAGCGTGGATTCCAGTTCCTACGTGAAGTACGCCGCGGACGGCCGTCTCTACTCGGCCCCGCAGGTCCGGCACGCCCACCTCACCCCGCACGAACGCGTTCACCTGGCCCTGTGCAACCTCGCGGCGGCCATCGGCGCGTCCCTCCCACTCCCCACTGCCCGCTTCAGCACGCTCACCACCCGCACCTTGCAGCGGTGA
- a CDS encoding 7-carboxy-7-deazaguanine synthase QueE, producing the protein MKYPVYERFYTWQGEGVHLGRAAYFIRLYGCPQACPWCDSAGTWHRDYRPDGVTLMSADELADVVRAESPEGAVVVVTGGEPILFDLAPLTDALHALGRRVHIETSGIAPLRGELDWVTLSPKPFGQPPLPEVVVLADEVKIIVHEPGDIQAGLDTLTGLPDGAVIWLHPEWSRARERDLTVLNGITQAVKENPRLRAGYQMHKLYRADDLDAHSDKRLIPLGGNAELGY; encoded by the coding sequence ATGAAGTACCCGGTGTACGAGCGGTTCTACACCTGGCAGGGCGAGGGGGTTCACCTGGGCCGCGCGGCGTACTTCATCCGCCTGTACGGCTGCCCGCAGGCCTGCCCCTGGTGCGACAGTGCCGGCACGTGGCACCGCGACTACCGCCCGGACGGCGTGACCCTCATGAGTGCCGATGAACTGGCCGATGTGGTGCGGGCCGAGAGTCCAGAGGGCGCGGTGGTGGTGGTCACGGGGGGCGAGCCGATCCTGTTCGACCTCGCGCCCCTGACGGACGCCCTGCACGCGCTGGGCCGCCGGGTGCACATCGAGACGAGCGGGATCGCACCGCTGCGGGGTGAACTGGACTGGGTGACGCTGTCGCCCAAACCGTTCGGGCAGCCCCCGCTGCCGGAAGTCGTGGTACTCGCGGACGAGGTGAAGATCATCGTCCACGAACCCGGTGATATTCAGGCGGGCCTGGACACCCTGACCGGCCTGCCGGACGGGGCGGTGATCTGGCTGCACCCGGAGTGGAGCCGGGCCCGCGAGCGGGATCTGACTGTGCTGAACGGCATCACGCAGGCGGTGAAGGAGAACCCGCGCCTGCGGGCCGGGTACCAGATGCACAAGCTGTACCGCGCCGACGACCTCGACGCGCACAGTGACAAGCGCCTCATCCCCCTCGGTGGGAACGCGGAACTTGGGTACTGA
- a CDS encoding DUF6884 domain-containing protein: MPKYPSLLVISSCTGAKLYKPPNQLVIEDFRKGGDHLRAREQELAEYRTSAKRLYTGAQHQQVSRAFDILSKIKGVVSRLEIISAGYGLIDQYKFIAPYETSFNELKSREVLDWSKQLGIHEALNARIKSYDIVIFLLGENYLKSALLPLQSRPDQSFIFLASGGSAAILPEHAAKQAVLPLVNKDARRFGYGMVGLKGFLFHQLARAVAEHPEVLHDWHADPQSAITYLETWQAARTAPTLMSEAEVEASVPPMPVTTGPSIHRTGLGFNPLNLSSEAFYPKAQHELAVPPRARFTVVINNRDKLKLTQDHAGAPLPTPKMERIWNFIETDPRGYLTSLAYHNPNSDPLPQTDEGNIYDCGAWSYKAEPYPILKKRNGPLTPEGTMKLFEDAGAREGRDIIVSPDMMILDGLDSPQVAREKIEISYQFARAMKPLAGAHRLMAVTHGSFEQRHEMMEHYLDLGYRHIALGSLALKSSRDPYFVYRCVEDALQYRAQVPDLYIHVLGVSSIKWAATLTHLGVDSFDGSSMYMSAFTAGSFLQYVPEDPNLLKKYRIVENVPGSDELPPCHCPACSAMRAEGWDTRAQGGTLRDPSGRPYNGGNEANMGRAVHNINMYLRALQDVQARILAGDESLLVKRDRYEAARERRDNLERPMERLLN; this comes from the coding sequence ATGCCCAAGTACCCAAGCTTGTTAGTCATCAGTTCTTGTACGGGCGCAAAGCTATACAAACCGCCAAATCAACTTGTGATAGAGGATTTCCGCAAGGGAGGAGATCACCTTCGGGCTCGTGAGCAAGAGTTGGCGGAGTACCGAACTTCAGCCAAGCGCTTATACACGGGTGCGCAGCACCAACAGGTCTCCCGAGCTTTTGATATTCTCTCGAAGATCAAAGGTGTTGTCAGTCGGCTGGAAATCATCTCAGCCGGTTATGGCTTAATCGATCAGTATAAATTTATTGCCCCCTACGAAACGTCTTTCAACGAATTAAAAAGCCGGGAAGTCTTAGACTGGAGTAAGCAGCTGGGCATCCACGAGGCCCTGAATGCAAGAATAAAGTCTTATGATATTGTCATTTTCCTGCTCGGCGAGAATTATCTGAAGTCGGCCCTTCTCCCACTGCAGAGTCGTCCAGATCAAAGCTTCATTTTTCTGGCCAGTGGCGGGAGTGCCGCCATTCTTCCCGAGCATGCCGCCAAGCAGGCTGTTCTCCCTCTGGTCAATAAGGATGCACGTCGCTTCGGATACGGTATGGTTGGCCTGAAAGGCTTCTTGTTTCATCAACTCGCGCGGGCCGTCGCAGAACATCCAGAAGTGCTGCACGATTGGCACGCCGATCCTCAGAGCGCCATCACCTATCTGGAAACCTGGCAGGCGGCCCGCACGGCACCAACGCTCATGTCAGAGGCTGAGGTAGAAGCTTCAGTGCCTCCCATGCCGGTCACCACAGGTCCCAGCATTCACCGCACCGGACTGGGCTTCAACCCTCTGAACTTGAGCAGTGAAGCGTTTTACCCGAAAGCCCAGCATGAACTCGCGGTGCCTCCGCGGGCACGATTCACAGTGGTGATTAACAACCGTGACAAGCTCAAACTGACACAGGATCACGCAGGGGCGCCGTTGCCAACCCCCAAGATGGAACGCATCTGGAACTTTATTGAAACGGATCCCAGGGGGTACTTGACCTCTCTGGCGTATCACAACCCTAACAGTGATCCCTTGCCACAAACTGATGAGGGCAATATCTACGATTGCGGCGCCTGGAGTTACAAGGCAGAGCCATACCCCATCCTGAAAAAACGCAACGGACCCCTGACGCCAGAGGGCACCATGAAACTGTTTGAGGATGCAGGGGCCCGGGAAGGACGTGACATTATCGTCTCCCCGGATATGATGATCCTTGACGGTCTCGACAGTCCGCAGGTTGCGCGCGAAAAAATTGAAATCTCCTATCAGTTCGCAAGAGCCATGAAGCCCCTCGCCGGTGCGCACCGTCTCATGGCCGTCACCCACGGGTCCTTCGAGCAACGGCACGAAATGATGGAGCATTACCTGGATCTCGGGTACCGGCACATCGCCCTGGGCAGTCTCGCCCTGAAATCAAGTCGTGATCCGTACTTTGTTTACCGGTGCGTTGAAGACGCCTTACAGTACCGGGCCCAGGTGCCGGATCTGTATATTCACGTCCTGGGGGTTTCCAGTATCAAATGGGCTGCCACGCTCACACATCTGGGTGTTGACTCCTTTGACGGTTCCAGCATGTATATGTCTGCCTTCACGGCCGGATCCTTCCTTCAGTACGTCCCGGAAGACCCCAACCTCCTCAAAAAGTACCGGATTGTTGAGAACGTTCCTGGAAGCGATGAGTTACCGCCCTGCCACTGTCCTGCGTGCTCTGCCATGCGCGCCGAAGGGTGGGACACCCGGGCACAGGGTGGAACATTACGCGACCCGAGTGGCCGTCCCTACAACGGTGGCAACGAAGCGAACATGGGCCGCGCCGTTCATAACATCAACATGTACCTCCGGGCACTCCAGGACGTGCAGGCCCGTATCCTTGCCGGCGATGAAAGCCTCCTCGTTAAACGAGACCGCTATGAGGCTGCCCGGGAACGACGGGACAACCTGGAGCGGCCCATGGAACGCCTCCTGAATTAA